In Halovivax gelatinilyticus, the following are encoded in one genomic region:
- a CDS encoding ABC transporter substrate-binding protein, which produces MNRRDVLRYTGGVAGASGMLAMAGCLGGDDDEELTITLSQFPDVIDPLDHITGDYFDVYDHIYEPLFDFEPGEGIFPRVATDWEIQEGEGTTHVEIRDDVVFHNGDDLTAEDIAWTINRTVDDDMGVVSDIGAFGLGSIEGAEAIDDYTVAINYGAAPGLAEFEFGNYARAINMEWAIENHDAENEAISGADPEDFNGTGPYEVVEFTSGEEIVLEAFDDYWGEEPPFERVTFNADGESSGRVNALETGESDLTINILPADVDAVQQADDVEIRQVTSFRNIFMPMKNTVEPFDSEEFRQAMNYAVDNASIVETVLDGFGEARGQPVAPGINGFNENIGPYEHDLDMAEQLVEEAGYTEDDPAEIELTCPQGRYLNDAEVGETAADMIDQLPNVNCSANIVEFPVVSDANSAGVDPDDIEHPFYLIGWGTITGDTDYGVQGFFTIPDNPSRTFDDEELSDAILESQQIEDPDERREQLEYVNELAREKAPFVFLHTQESIYGVDDSITWDPREDETIYIWEMEP; this is translated from the coding sequence ATGAATCGTCGTGACGTACTCCGGTACACCGGTGGAGTTGCTGGAGCATCAGGGATGCTTGCGATGGCAGGCTGTCTCGGTGGAGATGACGACGAAGAACTGACGATTACACTCTCGCAGTTCCCCGACGTCATCGATCCGCTCGACCACATCACGGGCGATTACTTCGACGTGTACGACCACATTTACGAACCGCTGTTCGACTTCGAACCCGGAGAGGGTATTTTCCCACGCGTTGCGACCGACTGGGAGATCCAGGAGGGTGAGGGAACGACCCACGTCGAAATTCGTGACGACGTCGTCTTCCACAACGGTGACGATCTCACCGCCGAAGACATCGCCTGGACGATCAACCGGACGGTCGACGACGACATGGGTGTCGTCAGTGACATCGGTGCGTTCGGACTCGGATCTATCGAAGGTGCCGAGGCGATCGACGACTACACCGTCGCAATTAACTACGGTGCGGCGCCCGGTCTCGCCGAATTCGAGTTCGGTAACTACGCTCGGGCGATCAACATGGAGTGGGCGATCGAGAACCACGACGCCGAGAACGAGGCCATCTCCGGTGCCGATCCGGAGGACTTCAACGGAACCGGCCCGTACGAGGTCGTCGAATTCACCTCCGGCGAAGAGATCGTCCTCGAAGCGTTCGACGACTACTGGGGCGAAGAACCGCCGTTCGAGCGCGTAACGTTCAACGCCGACGGCGAATCCAGCGGCCGCGTCAACGCGCTCGAAACCGGTGAATCCGACCTGACGATCAACATTCTTCCCGCGGACGTAGACGCCGTCCAGCAGGCTGACGACGTCGAGATCCGGCAGGTCACGAGCTTCCGGAACATCTTCATGCCGATGAAGAACACCGTCGAACCGTTCGACAGCGAGGAGTTCCGTCAAGCGATGAACTACGCCGTCGACAACGCTTCGATCGTCGAAACCGTCCTCGATGGCTTCGGTGAAGCCCGAGGACAGCCAGTCGCTCCCGGAATCAACGGATTCAACGAGAATATCGGCCCGTACGAACACGATCTGGACATGGCCGAACAGCTCGTCGAAGAAGCGGGTTACACCGAGGACGACCCGGCGGAGATCGAACTCACCTGTCCGCAAGGGCGCTACCTCAACGACGCGGAGGTCGGTGAGACGGCTGCGGACATGATCGACCAATTGCCCAACGTCAACTGTTCCGCCAACATCGTCGAGTTCCCGGTCGTCTCCGACGCGAACTCCGCCGGCGTCGATCCGGACGATATCGAACATCCGTTCTACCTGATCGGCTGGGGAACGATTACGGGCGACACGGACTACGGCGTCCAGGGATTCTTCACGATTCCCGACAACCCGTCGCGAACGTTCGATGACGAGGAACTCAGCGATGCGATCTTAGAGAGCCAGCAGATCGAAGATCCGGACGAACGGCGCGAACAGCTCGAGTACGTCAACGAACTCGCTCGCGAGAAAGCACCGTTCGTCTTCTTACACACCCAGGAGAGCATCTACGGCGTCGACGATTCGATCACCTGGGACCCGCGTGAAGACGAGACCATCTACATCTGGGAGATGGAGCCGTAA
- a CDS encoding ABC transporter permease, producing MSLGKFLLRRILQGVFVIWGVVTVLFGLRAVSPGDPATLMLGEGATTSRIERVREQEGLNDPIYEQYFDYLGGLLTGDLGYSWQSSRNVDAMVIERIPATIELAIAATVVALIIAIPLGVVSATRRGQPSDYGATMFSLLGISTPNFWLGLMLILLLGVWYGIPYPSLSGVSFYSFPTGRRAVSFSDALIAMFTQGSLNEMLTWLRHITLPALTLGTYFTALITRLTRSGMIDELGKPYVTATEAKGLPGVLVRYKHVLRNTMIPIITVLGLQMGTLMGGAVITETVFNWPGLGLRLIDAIDIRDWPLMQGIILFIAIAFVAINIVVDVIYRYLDPQVRDE from the coding sequence ATGTCATTAGGAAAATTTTTACTTCGTCGGATTCTCCAGGGCGTGTTCGTTATCTGGGGGGTTGTGACGGTTCTCTTCGGGCTCAGAGCCGTCTCTCCGGGTGATCCGGCAACCCTCATGCTCGGTGAGGGAGCAACCACCTCGCGGATTGAACGCGTACGAGAACAGGAGGGATTGAACGACCCGATTTACGAGCAGTACTTCGATTACCTGGGTGGGTTACTTACCGGTGATCTGGGGTATTCCTGGCAATCGAGTCGGAACGTCGATGCGATGGTGATAGAGCGGATCCCGGCCACGATCGAACTGGCGATCGCGGCGACGGTCGTCGCGCTCATCATTGCGATTCCACTGGGCGTGGTTTCAGCGACGCGGCGGGGACAGCCCTCGGATTACGGGGCGACGATGTTCTCGCTGCTCGGCATCAGTACGCCGAACTTCTGGCTCGGGCTGATGCTCATCTTACTTCTGGGTGTCTGGTACGGCATTCCGTATCCGAGCCTGTCGGGGGTCAGCTTCTACAGCTTCCCGACCGGCCGCCGGGCCGTTAGCTTCTCCGATGCGTTGATCGCGATGTTCACGCAGGGATCGTTGAACGAGATGCTAACCTGGTTGCGCCACATTACGCTCCCGGCGCTCACGCTGGGAACGTACTTTACGGCGCTCATCACCAGACTCACGCGAAGTGGCATGATAGACGAACTCGGAAAGCCCTACGTGACCGCGACAGAGGCGAAGGGTCTTCCCGGCGTTCTCGTTCGCTACAAGCACGTACTCCGTAACACGATGATCCCGATCATCACCGTCCTCGGCTTGCAGATGGGGACGTTGATGGGTGGTGCGGTCATCACCGAGACCGTCTTCAACTGGCCAGGTCTCGGACTCAGGCTGATCGACGCTATCGATATTCGCGACTGGCCGTTGATGCAGGGTATCATCCTCTTCATCGCCATCGCGTTCGTCGCGATCAATATCGTCGTCGACGTAATCTACCGATATCTGGACCCACAGGTGAGAGACGAATGA
- a CDS encoding ABC transporter permease: protein MMSDRVKSNLKATFWESLLPKLGLVLLVAIVFMAIFAPFLATHDPTRTGHFDEQNAQYPPIGHEYTTSSAQDGEVVQIEVQSTREHVLGTNNVGQDVYSRFVYGARVSLMVGIAATLLALFIGVPVGLVAGYYGGRVDDALMRMADIMLAFPALVLALALIGVFGSRPIWVADPIVRASTSDWIPNILIPRSDHIATMPESIPLPGTVTIVAALVIWVWFARVARGEALSLRNTEYVKASRSYGMSDLKILVSHVLPNSLTPIIVLATIQVAVIILLEASLAYLGFTGTTLSWGYEIERGQDYLRTRPWISIFPGIGIMLTIISINLLGDWFRDALDPNMGGGERGV from the coding sequence ATGATGTCAGATCGCGTCAAGTCGAACCTCAAAGCAACGTTCTGGGAGAGCTTACTCCCGAAACTCGGATTGGTACTTCTGGTTGCGATCGTGTTCATGGCCATTTTCGCGCCGTTTCTGGCGACCCACGACCCAACCCGGACGGGCCACTTCGACGAACAGAACGCCCAGTACCCGCCGATTGGACACGAGTACACGACGTCGTCCGCCCAGGACGGTGAAGTCGTCCAGATCGAGGTCCAGTCGACGCGCGAACACGTGCTCGGAACGAACAACGTCGGTCAGGACGTCTACTCGCGATTCGTTTACGGTGCTCGGGTCTCGTTGATGGTGGGCATCGCGGCGACGCTACTGGCGCTGTTTATCGGCGTGCCAGTCGGGCTGGTCGCCGGCTATTACGGCGGCCGCGTCGACGACGCGTTGATGCGAATGGCCGACATCATGTTGGCGTTTCCGGCGCTCGTCCTCGCGCTGGCGTTAATCGGGGTGTTCGGCTCCAGGCCGATCTGGGTCGCAGATCCCATCGTCAGGGCGTCGACGTCCGACTGGATCCCGAACATCTTGATTCCGCGTAGTGACCACATCGCCACGATGCCGGAGTCGATTCCCCTTCCAGGGACAGTGACGATCGTCGCTGCTCTGGTTATCTGGGTCTGGTTCGCCCGCGTCGCCCGAGGGGAAGCACTGTCGTTACGTAACACGGAGTACGTCAAAGCTAGTCGTAGTTACGGGATGAGTGACCTGAAAATTCTCGTCTCACACGTGCTTCCGAACAGTTTGACGCCGATCATCGTCCTGGCGACCATCCAGGTCGCGGTCATCATCCTACTGGAAGCGTCGTTGGCGTACCTCGGCTTTACGGGAACGACGCTCTCGTGGGGCTACGAGATCGAACGTGGGCAGGATTACTTGCGGACGCGCCCGTGGATTTCGATCTTCCCGGGGATCGGTATCATGCTCACGATAATCAGCATCAACCTGCTCGGAGACTGGTTCCGGGATGCACTGGATCCGAACATGGGAGGCGGCGAGCGAGGTGTCTAA
- a CDS encoding ribonuclease H codes for MAIHGRPALRDLFDESPTPHIAHPPRTHHRDFYVATDGSFREAGGGLGAVIETRDGTSVARIAMADTPPDNNVAEFRALHLGLDVLAARAPPESSVGILVDHDKLASNVNTAVLANGHPDRRPPHPFSIPAASANHWRGIRARLTGFSDVRAARIDSDENPAHPLANTPEQYDHLHRTPPRCVRPDPIETTTNGHLPPSRANRHAGD; via the coding sequence ATGGCCATACATGGCCGTCCCGCCCTACGGGATCTCTTCGACGAGTCGCCGACACCGCACATTGCTCACCCGCCGCGTACCCACCACCGAGACTTCTACGTCGCCACCGACGGATCGTTTCGAGAGGCGGGTGGCGGTCTCGGCGCGGTCATCGAGACACGCGATGGGACGTCCGTCGCCAGAATCGCGATGGCAGATACGCCGCCGGACAACAACGTCGCCGAGTTCAGAGCGCTACACCTCGGCCTGGACGTACTCGCCGCACGAGCGCCGCCCGAGTCCAGCGTCGGAATTCTTGTTGACCACGACAAACTGGCGAGCAACGTCAACACCGCCGTTCTGGCGAACGGGCACCCGGACAGGCGGCCACCACATCCGTTCTCGATTCCGGCGGCGAGTGCGAATCACTGGCGCGGAATTCGCGCCCGGCTCACGGGCTTTAGCGACGTGAGAGCCGCGCGCATCGACAGTGACGAGAACCCGGCACACCCGCTCGCGAACACCCCAGAACAGTACGACCACCTCCACAGAACGCCGCCTCGGTGTGTCAGACCCGACCCGATAGAGACCACGACGAACGGACACCTCCCACCGTCGCGAGCGAATCGCCACGCCGGAGACTGA